The window GTCCTTACAATACGCCATTTCATGCTGAGCGCAATAATTCACAATATCTGCTTTGTATATACGTAAAAAAGGACGAATCAGTTCCACTTTTTTTTCGCGCCTGCGTTCCGGCATGCCAACCAGGCCTGAAGGGCCTGTCCCTCTCAGAATCCGCATCATGACGGTTTCGGCTTGATCATCCGCATGATGAGCGAAGGCAATACGCTTAGCGCTGTATTTCGCTGCGATCTGATGCAGAAATTCGTAGCGCTTCTCACGTGCCGCGGCTTGCCCATTGAGTGACGTTTCCTCTATATAGGCAGGTACATCAATGACACCGATTTCACATGGGAGCCCTAGCTCATCCGCAAGCTTCCCTACGAAAGAGGCTTCCGCATCCGATTCTGCACCGCGGAATTGATGATTCACATGCGCAACAACGAGCTGCCAGCTATAACGCTCAGCAAGGGCAAAAAGGACATGAAGCAGCCCCACAGAATCAGGTCCTCCTGAAACCGCAACGACCACCACATCTCCTGGATCGACGAGTTTTTCTTCAATAATTCGTTGTTCCACCTTGGCAACAAGATCGATTTCCATCGGGTATTCCTTTCTATTCCTGCACTTTCCGTCATGCTACCAGTACATATAGAGCGTTGCTCCAAAAATAAAAATAGAAGCGGCGAAACATATTTTTAGCCATGGCATTTGGAGTGTCGACTGTGTAATCTTCTTACCGGAGACCAACGTTCTCCAGTACTGATAGGCTTCTTGCGAAGAATTAAACTCACTATTCAAAGCTTTATGAAGAAAAGGTGCGATATGGGCGGCAACTGAATTTTCACGCATAATAGCTGTTAGTTGATCTAGATCTCGGTTTTGAGGCAGCATTTTGGATAAACCAGTGAAGCGTTTGCGTTGATCGAGCGATTTTAATAGTAAAATGGCAAATGAAAATAAATCATAGCTTTCTTCCGCAACCCGCTCCCCCATATTCCAAAAGCCGCGGTCATACACTTCGGTTAACTGTTTAATCGCTCTGCCTTTAGGAGTCACACCCCCAAAATCAATGAGATCCACATCGCCATAATTGGAAACGATCATGTTCTCGATCTTCAGATCACCGAAAACATAGCCGCTCTTATGAACTTCCGTTAACTTACGAAGCAGGTTAGAACCAATCACATAGATCCAATCCTGCCCACGTTTATGTATAAAATTAGAAATCGTCATACCCTCAATATATCGCATGACATAGAAGGAGACTTCTTTCCCATTTATCGTCATATCATCAGCATCTATTAAAAAGTTCTTGAACGAGGTTTCCGTCAGTGATATGGCAAGCAAGGAATTAATCTCCGATTGATGATCAACCGTCTCATGACCTGCCTTAAGCGCAAATCTAGCTGTCCCTCTTCGTACGAGAGCCACTACACCATTGGAACCAGCACCTAATAAACGTTCGACCACATACATCCGGCCGTTCCATTTCCCTTGGATTTCTGACCCAGGACGGAAGGCGTCTTCATACCACGTAGTCACTCAGCATCCCATCCTCGGTCTTTGGTAAGATAGGCTTCTCCGTTATGAACTGCAAAGTTTGCAGTAACGCTGGACCAGTCGGAGTTGTACCCTTCATGTTTATTTTATAGAACATCTTGTCCAAATTTGCAAGTTGATTCGTCCAACTGAGATCCATTTCTAACTCCTGATCCCTCGTTTTGGTTGACGGAAAGTGGAAAACTGCTAGCTCACTCTTGCCGCTGCGGGCTCTAAGACTAAGCAAAAGATCATGAATCGCTTCACGCACCGCTGCATGCTTAGGCTTCATACTGGCACTAGCATCTATTAAAAGAGCTACGCGAAGTGAGGTGGTTTCACTCATGGTATCGATGACTTGAACCACTTCAGCACGCTTCTCTGGAGGTAACTGTTCCAATTGATTAAAGCCAAGAATACTTTGTAACTCTTTGCCTACGGCATGCTGAATCGTTGTGGTGACCGTTTTGCGCGTCATCATCTGAACCGTTTGGGAGAGTTGGCCTGAATTCACGATTCGGCTCATCCCGCCGCCCGCCGCAGCAATCTCTTGAATCTCCTCAGAGCCTAGCACCCCTAGCTCCCCATGGTCAATCACACCGATAACATTTACGGTAACACCTTCGGCATGTGCTTGTGCTGCAGCTATTACCGGACTCACCCCTACATTTGAACACCCATCTGTAATTAAAAGAATCTGCTTCATCATGATATTTGCCTCCCTGGCCCAAGAAAAGATTAGCTCTCTAGTAGTTCTACTCCTAGTTTTTCCATTTATGAGAGAGTCTAATCACTAGCCAACTGAGCGAAATAAAAAGACAGCCCGCCAAATGGTAATGGCAGAACTGTCTCAATATTGAAGATTTATCGAGTAAATCTCCTTCTTAAGATAAGACCCAGTAGGATTAAGGTGATACCTGCGATTTCCACGTACAGATGGCTAGATTCTCCTGTCTTCGGGAGGGTCTCTGGTTTAGTGATAGGAGGAATTCCCCCCAAGGGCACATCATTATCAGTATCAATCGGTATGTCCGGATTCGTCGGTTTGGGATCCGTTGATGGAGTAGGAACTGTTGGTGGTGGTGGTGTTACACTTGGCGATGGTGTTATAGACGGTGTTGGCGTCACACCTGGTGTCGGGCTTGGTGTTGGCGGTGTTGGCGGTGGCGTTGGTGTCGACGTGGGCGGATCATTTGACTCCGGCGAATCCGGTATGGGCGTCTTAACATTTGTAATGGTTACATTCAAATTTTCCGCTGCACGAAGCGTTATCGTGCGATCGATAGCATCTAACACATAACCTTGAGGGGCTACTTGTTCTTTCACAATATAATCGCCGGCCAGCAGGCCAGAAAAGACAACCTTACCCGTCTCATTTGTTGTCAAGGAACGAATAATATCCTTCTCTTGACCGATCTTGCGATACAATTCAAAGGTCGCTCCACTAAGCAGTAAGGTGTTGTTTGCCAAATCAACTTTCTTAATCGTCAATGAACCTCTATCGCCACTGCCTGTGCCAGAACCACTGGAGACACCTACCAAAATATCCTTCACCGTTTCTTTAGTTACCGTGGTTGAATTTTTACCGCTAAAGCTGACTTTATTCGAAACAGTTTCTTGATCATTAGCAGCAATGACAGATTGATATTCCAAGATGTAAGCTGCCGCAATCGGATTCACGAACTTTAATTCAAACGATTGCTTGCCGATATTATCCGTACGAATAACCAATGTGTAGTCTGTCCCCTTGGTTAATTCTGCGCCCTTCGTTATATTTCCATTCGAAGTAACAGACGTACCAAACAGATGGAAAGAATCCGGTATCAATATCTGATTGACTGATGGTGTATCGATGATTGCCGCGTCAGTTACGGTTGACTGACTTCGATTAATCGTAATTGTCCAAACAATCTTATCTCCACTCTGCAAACCGTTTTTACTAACATACTCTCCCCCATACGGGATGTTAACACTTGCTATGAGATCATTCGATGCAGGAAGATTACCATCAAATAATTTAGCCGAATTCTTAATGTTACCGCCAATAAGTTGACCATTCAGACTTGTTTTAAAGGTGATATAATACGGACCTGAAATTGTTTGTTTAAATGTTAGAATGAGCTTGTTATTAGCATCAACATTGTAATAATAGTTTTTAGGGTCTATAGCAACAGGGTCCATTGAAGGATTGCCATTTGGTGCGACTATCATGTTGTATACGGCAAGCGAATCCTTGACAAGCACTTGATTGGACTCTAGGAGATCCTCAACGACTGCTTCTGTAAGGATTTTCTTGTTGTTGTTGACCCCTACTGTCCAAGTCAGCTGTTTTAATAATGCGTCGTAGGATCCGTATTTAAACCCGTTGTTCTTCACTTCAGTCCTTATAACGAATTTTGCTGTTACTGTTTTGGATTGCTCTTTGTTAGTAGGATCTATCCAGTCTATTTTGGCCGAATTATTGAAATCAGTTGTGCTGTCAACAGATTGAATCCAATCTAAATTGAAATCGGTTTTGTAGCTAATCGTAACAGGTTCGGTAATAACATTAGTGAATGTCACTGTCAAGCCTACATCAGAAGCTACCGAATTGTCGAGCGTGTACTCTGCTGTACTTAGTGTAGTTACACCCTTTTTGATGACCAATGAACCCGGGATGAGATGAAGTCCTTTGTTCGGAAATGTATCGGTCACAACTACGCTGTTCATTCTCTGACTATCACCGTTAATCGTGATGTTCCACACTACTGTCTTAGCCTCGTAATCTACAGCTCCTAGAGTTTTGACAATCGCCAATTTGCTGATGGACTCTACAGTGACCGTTGCAGATGCATAGACAGGCGTCTTGTTGTTTCCTTTGAACGTTGCCGTATTTACAAATGACTCCTTGGAATCGTCAGTAATTGGCGTTGTGTATTGAATGCGGTAAGCAGTTTCAATAGGGCTATCTGCAAAACGGACTGAAAGAACGCTCCCCGCTGTACTCACCATATACTTGCTGCTATCCACCAGTCCTCCCTTGACAACAGAGCCGTCCAAACGTACATCCAAATGATAGACAGCTACTGTAACCGGAACTGACAACCCTACCGGTATGGGGTCCGTTACAACTGCTTCCTGAACGGAATCCAGCGCCTTGTTCACATCAATGGTCCAATCGATTTGCTTGGAATTAATACCCTGGGACACACCCGCTTTGCTTATTGTAGAAGTGACTGTGGGTTTGAAGTTGAGGTTAAACACCTGTTCTCCAGAATTAATCGGAATTGTAATAATTTGCGTGGTGCTTCCAGTAATCTGACTCTTATTGAATTGTGTGTTGAAGGTTAGAGTTCCTTGCACATTATTATAGTCTTCTATGAATTTATTAAATGTAATTAACACCCGATGGCTGTCTTTGTCGGCATAGAACGTTCCCACAAGATCATTACCCATCCTCAGTTCACCGTTGATGTGATTGAATAATAAAAATTGCTGCGGCAGTGTGAATGTAAATGTATCCCCGGCAAGGTAACCATGTCCGTTTGGCAAAGACCAGGTATAATCCAACTTCACTCTGGCACCTTGCTCGTAAACATTACCAGTCACCACTTCTCCTGCGCTGTTGTACACAGCCATCGTCACACTGTCGAGAATGTTGTTTGAAATTGTGTTTGCACTGGCCTTAGGCAAAAAGCCAATCCCGTAAATACTCTGCATAAAAATTAATAAGGTAATTAGCAGTGCACTCGTTTTTTTCTTCAACATCATTTCATACCTCCATTCATGGATCAATTTTTTATAGAGATTATTTATGTGTGCTACCTCCTATGACTTTGAAACAAAATGTATCATTATCAATGATAAATGATACAAGATGTATTGTAAATATTGGGATTTATTGTTTTTCAACATGGAAAAGCACAAAAAAACCTGTTCTCAGCTATGAGATCAGGTTTCATCATTTCACTTAATATATTCTGGATATCTGATAATTAGAATCATTTTTTATGAGATCTATCGTTTCACCGGCTTGTATATGAACAGCGTCATACGTGGTATCGATCGTCACCCATTCCTTACTTTCCTTTAGGAAGACTTGATTCCACGCATGATAAGTATCTGGCGCATGACTTTCATACCCCATAACCAGACGAGTAGGAATCCCCTCGCTTCTTGCCATTGCCGCAAAAGTAGCTGCAAAGTCATAACAAATTCCGTTGGACGCTGCGTAGACCATATCCAGATTAGGTACGTAACTATCTGCTACCGTTTGGGGCTTTTCATAATCATACTGAAAATGTGTCGTGATATATCCATAAATAGCTCTTATTTTGTCGATATCTTTTTCTTTATCTCCAACTAATTGCCTAGCCTCAACGACCGCCTTCGATTCATTGTCCCAATCGATCAACGGAATGGACTGCAGAAATACGGCATTCTCGTCTTCCATTTCTAACTCTATTTGTTCTTGCGTAACAACTTTATATTTATTAGCTCCTATGGACTCTCCAATCAGTACTTTATACTGTCCGTTTCCAAGCTGCAAAGGGTACTGACCCCCTTCTTCGAATGTGTAGTCATATTTGATATTTTCTCTCATGATTCGAACGAGAACTTTGGTGTTCTTGTTCTTATCGTTTGAATAATGAACCGAGATAATTCCTTTATTCAGAGCATCTTTATCTATCATGGATGGATTGGAAGCTGCAAATATCCCTTGCGGAGCAAGTGTAAATAGAAATGCTGCGATGATTGTTCGTATACTTGGCTTTTTAAACAAAAATAAATCCCCTTTCGGTAACTGGCTGCCAACTTAGTTCGGCTAAGGAAGGCCCTTTAGTTTTGCGTCTCTAGTTTTCGCTAGATTTGCCTTTATCGGAGGAACGCACCGACTCCCTATAATCACTATAGTGCAATCTTAACATAGGCTTGTCTCTCTGAATAGACAAAATATTACATTTTATTCCTTTGACTGCACCATGATTCCCTTAATGGCAATACGATGAGTCGGGTTTTCCATAGGATGACAAGTTATTAGCGTAATCTCCCGATCTTTGCCGTTGCCTTTCAGCACCCAGACATCCTCTGGGAGGACATACTGTTTGTCCACAACTTTGTAGATATGCGTTTTGCTCCCTGTATTCACTTCTATGAAATCCCCTTCGGTGACCTCATCTAATCTATTAAAATTTTTCCCGTAAGTAAGGTTTCGATGACCCGCAATGGCATAATTGCCAATAGCGCCTGCTTTGCCTGTATTGGCAATACTGGCAACGGAAATCTTCAAATTATTCACGGTTGCGTCTGTCAATATAGGGAGCTTCAGATTAATTTTATCGATAATAAGGACACCCTCTGTATTCTTCTGCGGCAAAGTTACAGGCTTCGGTGTCTTTTCCGCGGCCAAAGGGCTTGGCTGGCTGCTCGGCTGGCTGCTTGTCGGCAGAGCTTCCACTGCGGGACTGGAAGAAGGCACGACCAACCCTACATCTGTCTCCTCCTCGATGTCAGAGGCTGTCTGATCCATATCCTGCAGATTTTCCTGCCATTGTTTCAAAATTTTGTTCTGCTGATAGCTCTCATAACGATCGTTTAACGTTGGATAGAGAAAAATGATAATCCCAAGAACGATAAATAACAGTGATAGCTTTTTTCTAATCACTAGTGGTACCACCTTTCTCTTCGATCTCATGCACCGAGGACTGTCTGAGCATGCTTAACATCATATAAAGCCCTGGCAACTTAGATTTATCGAAATCGCCAGATTTAGCATAATTAGTTAACAGACATATTCATAAGTTAATCATGCTTTGAATTCTAAGTGCAACCTATACGAAGTTAAAATTTTCCATCTTAGAAATACGCAGCATTCGCTATGCTCTTAAGGGAATAACAGCACATAAAAAGCCATAACAGCAAATGAGCTGTTATGGCTTCTATATCTCCATTAACTAACCGTCTTCGGACGCTCCATTCGCGTAATTCCTGGCCAGCGGAATGTAGCCCACTCCGGCTGCCGCTTCTCAATACGTGCAACAACGACGGTCATATCATCTTGAATTTCGCCATGATGATGGCGGAAAATTCTTTCTAATAAACAGTCCGCAAAATCCTGCGGCATCGTCGTATCAATTTCCTGAATCATCCGCTTCATCCACATCTCTTTGTTTACCGCATGTCCCGGTGCATCGTAGATACCGTCTGTCATCATGACAAGGATATCACCCGATTGGAGTGGAATCGAGACCAGATCAACATCAATCTCGCTCAGGATGCCGACAGGCAGATTATTAGCTGAGATCGAAATCACTTCCGTCCCTCGCTTAATGAAGCTAGGGGTGGAACCAATTTTCATGAACGTTGTGTTTGCACTATACATGTCGATCAAGGCCATATCTACGGTTGCATACATCTCATCCGAAGATCGCAGCATCAATACTGAGTTAAGCGATTTGATCGCCAGCTTCTCGTCCATCCCTGACTGCAGCAGCTGCTGCAGGATGTTCAGAGCCGTCTGGCTCTCCGCCTGTGCTCGCTCGCCGTTGCCCATGCCGTCGCTAAGCGCCACGGCATATTTGCCATTGCCCAGCTCCACCGTGGAGAAGCTGTCGCCCGAGAAGAGGTCGCCTCCCTTGGCTGCGCCAGCGACCCCGGTCTCCACCTCGTATTCCTTGGCAGAGCCGAATACGACCGTGCTGTAACCCTCGCCGCGCGCATGCATTTCCTCGCGCATGACGGCGACGTTCTCGCCGATAATTTCGCTCAAGAGCGGCGCAATGATTTTCCGACATTCATCGAAGCCCTTCGTGTATTGATGAATGATCTCAATTTCGATATTTCCTTCATCCAAGGAAATGATATCGATGGTATGGATGGATAAGCCCAGCTCCTCCAGGGCATTACGAATTTGCTCTTCTTGAAGGAACAGTTCCTGCCCTTCCCGTTTAATCTCCTTAGCCAAGTCCTCCATTACTTGGGACACCCCTGAAAGCTGGTCAGCCACGAGATGCCGGCTATCCATAATCTGCTTTTTCCAATGCAAATCATTCTTGTACAAGCCATACTGCTGCTTCATCACATCCAGCACTTGATCCGTGCGAATACATACCTTCCTCCACTCCGGTGGAATATTCTTCTTCGTCATACTCTCCTTCATCTCAATTTGGGTCATCATATCGGTCATATACGTATAGGTTTGATAAAATTTCTGATCCCAGCACTGGCTCTTTTTCCAGCAGGAATCACAAGCCTTCTGCGCAACCGCATTCATGAAATGGCCAACATCCTCCTCCTTGCGGCTCACCGCATCATCGGTCGTCAACTGCTTAAAGCTGCGCGCCAGCTGGCGGAACACTTCAGAGAACTGTTCCACACGTCCTGCCGTAACATCACGAACCCGCTTCGCATAGTCCTGTTGGGATTTCAAATTTTCCTGCGTTCCGGGTACATATTTAGCAAGCGTCAGAATCAGACTCCGCGGTGTCAACAGGAAGAGTGCAACAGCTGCAAGCGACTCCCATGTAGAGTTGATTACATTAGCCCCTGATCCCATATAGAAAGCAAGTATCGATGACCCTATCAGCATTCCGAATGCAACAGCCAATCGATTACCATCTTTGAGAAGCCCTGCTAACATCCCCGAGAAAGCCAGTAAACTCATTTGATAAACCGCATTGCTATTCGCAAGACTTAGGATTAATCCTGTAATGACTCCTACCGAGGCTCCGAAAGGCGCTCCTCCCACCAGCGCAAATAATAGAATTAAATACCGGGACAGCACATGTTCTACGGTGATTGGACCCACAACCCAGCTCACCGTTCCTGTCATCACAGAAGCTAACAAGATAATCAAACAAATAATTTCCTCATGTTTCAAATGATAGTTCTTACGGGTAAGCGTAAATACAGGAATAGCTTGAATAAAAATTAACGTCAGTACTAGACTTAGCAGTGCCTCAACGGAGACCATCATGAGCGTATACCAGCTTAAGTTCGAGACTACAAGCTCTGCAAAGAGCTGAACCAGCAAGGTTGAGCTGAATACAAGAAGCGGTGCTAAGGAAATATCGGAGCGTTCAAATTTCTCCAAAGCTTTTTGGATGAGTAAGAAAACGATGATTTCCGTAACAAGATAACCAGTATTCGAATTCAGCGAGAATAGGCTTCCAGCAAATGCAGCGACACCTACCCAATGTAAAAGATCTCTCCTTGTAAAATAAATGACAGCAATGAACGCAAGCGCAAACGGAGATAGCTGTTCCAAAATCATCGCACGACCGAGTAAGAAAGCCATCACGATGAGCAGTAAAGACCACTTCTTAGCTACGAAGGCTTGTACGAATCGATTCTCCACGGCAGCGCTATGTGCGCCCATCTTCGCTTTCTGCCACAATCCCGACCAACCGCCACCAATCACTGTGCTTAAGCTTCTTCTCTGCATGTTTTCGAACACCATCCATTCATTCCTTATTTGTTTCTCTAGTATAGAGACAATCTAGCAGAAAGTTTGTCAGAATGAGTTGATAGATTCAAAGAAATTTCCGACAAGCCGTGTTTGCTTTGTCACCATGCCTCAGCCCTTGCCTAGTCTCGTTTTACCATATAGAAAACGTTTCCAAAAGTCTGATTGCCTCGAACTTTCGCCCTGCGTATGGGGGAGATACCCGTAATTCCATGTCGATTGTTCTTTATGTTATTTTAACTATTTGACGTTTGGACAAAAAAAATAACCACACTCGCCTAAGCGAATGTGGTTCGTTATTGCATCTATTAATCTCTTCTTCCGCCTCGGCCACCGCGTTTGGACTCGGTGTTCTTTTTCAAAGACGAAATCCGCTCTTCACTATCTTTAAGGAACCGAGATACTTTATCTTCGAACGAAAACGGTCTAGCTCCGCCTTGCTGCTTGTTAAAGCCGCCGCGACCACCACCACCGCCGCCTCGATTGAAGCCACCGCCGCCACCTGGACGACCGCCACCACCACCGGGACCACCGCTTGGAGGACCACTACGTTCTCCGCCGCTACTTGGACGACCACCTTGGTAGCCTCCTGGACGATCTCCACTTGGACGTCCTTGATAGCTGCTGCCACCTGTACGTTCAGGACGAGCTGGTCTTTCCTCAACTGGCTTGTCAACCGTCTGCTTGATCGACAGTCCGATCTTGCCATCCTTGTCCACGTTAATCACTTTGACCAATACTTTGTCTTCCAGCTTTAAATGGTCATTAACGTCTTTCACATAATTGTCTGCGATCTCCGAAATGTGAACAAGACCGGTAACTCCTTCAGCAAGCTCGACGAATGCTCCAAAGTGAGTAATCCCCGTCACTCTACCCTCTAACTTGGTGCCAACTTCAATTGCCATAAAGTAAAATGTTCCTCCCTTAAAATGTTGAAAACACTGGCTACGCCGATTATAACCGATGCAGAAACCACGGTCAACACGGCAACAGCCTCTTCTTCTTGTTGATTTTTATTGCGACTTTGAGACACTTAGTGGCGTCTCTCCGGTTTTACTATAATGAAAATCTCGACGAATAATTTGATCCAAATATTCGTCATTATGAAGTCGAGCGATTTCTTTCGTTGTTTGCTCTTTGAGTTTTTGTGACTCTACAAGCTGTTGCTCCATATTCGCTACGACACTACTCTTCTCTTGCAGCTTAGCGAACTGGCCCCAGATGTTCACAGCAGCCCAGCTCATAAAACATAGGACAAAAATCATAAGAAAACGCAGTCTTCGTTTCGAGCCTACACTGTTGCTGCGCTTGGATGGAACGGTTGCTTTAGCATGCATGAATAGGAATGCCTCCTACTTTGAGAATAACCTGCGATAGATCAATATGATATTACCCTTTAGTTTCTTCAACCAAACAGGGATAACAAAATATTTATGCACAGGCCGAGTCATCCAATGGAGTAATCTCCACACAGGATAAAGCAATTGTAGCACAATTCTATAAAGGAATATAGCTACAGCTAGTAAAAAGCCTAAAATAATCACAGTTAGACGATATAAGCCAATAATCGGTTTAATCAGGATAATTTCGACAGTTTTAGCAATGAAACGGTAGATAGCAATCGTGATTCGAATGAGAAGCAGTGTAAGACGGATAACCCCAGTGCTGAGGAAGGCAAAATAAAAACAAACGCCAATCCCCATCCCCAGAAAAATAAATACACGAACTTGTCCTTCATTACTGTAAATGAGCAGACGGAACACGAGGATTGTCGCCACAATCCAATAAACCAGATCAATGAACGGAATCGTCCATCTTGGCAGTCTCAGCTTGCCAGAGAGCACACGAAACACATCGAAGATCGCACCTATGGCGATTCCGCTCAGGAACATCATGAAGATCGTATGGAACTGAACATTTAGGGTCACTTGAATAACTTACCAAGGAACCCCTTGGATTTCTCCTGGGTATTTCCGTCCACATAAGCTAATTCGTGAATGATTCCTTCTATGGCGACCAACCCTTGTTCCAAACTTAAGTTCTTGATGTGCAA is drawn from Paenibacillus sp. V4I7 and contains these coding sequences:
- a CDS encoding serine/threonine protein kinase translates to MTTWYEDAFRPGSEIQGKWNGRMYVVERLLGAGSNGVVALVRRGTARFALKAGHETVDHQSEINSLLAISLTETSFKNFLIDADDMTINGKEVSFYVMRYIEGMTISNFIHKRGQDWIYVIGSNLLRKLTEVHKSGYVFGDLKIENMIVSNYGDVDLIDFGGVTPKGRAIKQLTEVYDRGFWNMGERVAEESYDLFSFAILLLKSLDQRKRFTGLSKMLPQNRDLDQLTAIMRENSVAAHIAPFLHKALNSEFNSSQEAYQYWRTLVSGKKITQSTLQMPWLKICFAASIFIFGATLYMYW
- the spoIIE gene encoding stage II sporulation protein E, whose translation is MQRRSLSTVIGGGWSGLWQKAKMGAHSAAVENRFVQAFVAKKWSLLLIVMAFLLGRAMILEQLSPFALAFIAVIYFTRRDLLHWVGVAAFAGSLFSLNSNTGYLVTEIIVFLLIQKALEKFERSDISLAPLLVFSSTLLVQLFAELVVSNLSWYTLMMVSVEALLSLVLTLIFIQAIPVFTLTRKNYHLKHEEIICLIILLASVMTGTVSWVVGPITVEHVLSRYLILLFALVGGAPFGASVGVITGLILSLANSNAVYQMSLLAFSGMLAGLLKDGNRLAVAFGMLIGSSILAFYMGSGANVINSTWESLAAVALFLLTPRSLILTLAKYVPGTQENLKSQQDYAKRVRDVTAGRVEQFSEVFRQLARSFKQLTTDDAVSRKEEDVGHFMNAVAQKACDSCWKKSQCWDQKFYQTYTYMTDMMTQIEMKESMTKKNIPPEWRKVCIRTDQVLDVMKQQYGLYKNDLHWKKQIMDSRHLVADQLSGVSQVMEDLAKEIKREGQELFLQEEQIRNALEELGLSIHTIDIISLDEGNIEIEIIHQYTKGFDECRKIIAPLLSEIIGENVAVMREEMHARGEGYSTVVFGSAKEYEVETGVAGAAKGGDLFSGDSFSTVELGNGKYAVALSDGMGNGERAQAESQTALNILQQLLQSGMDEKLAIKSLNSVLMLRSSDEMYATVDMALIDMYSANTTFMKIGSTPSFIKRGTEVISISANNLPVGILSEIDVDLVSIPLQSGDILVMMTDGIYDAPGHAVNKEMWMKRMIQEIDTTMPQDFADCLLERIFRHHHGEIQDDMTVVVARIEKRQPEWATFRWPGITRMERPKTVS
- a CDS encoding transglutaminase family protein, encoding MFKKPSIRTIIAAFLFTLAPQGIFAASNPSMIDKDALNKGIISVHYSNDKNKNTKVLVRIMRENIKYDYTFEEGGQYPLQLGNGQYKVLIGESIGANKYKVVTQEQIELEMEDENAVFLQSIPLIDWDNESKAVVEARQLVGDKEKDIDKIRAIYGYITTHFQYDYEKPQTVADSYVPNLDMVYAASNGICYDFAATFAAMARSEGIPTRLVMGYESHAPDTYHAWNQVFLKESKEWVTIDTTYDAVHIQAGETIDLIKNDSNYQISRIY
- the yabQ gene encoding spore cortex biosynthesis protein YabQ, whose amino-acid sequence is MTLNVQFHTIFMMFLSGIAIGAIFDVFRVLSGKLRLPRWTIPFIDLVYWIVATILVFRLLIYSNEGQVRVFIFLGMGIGVCFYFAFLSTGVIRLTLLLIRITIAIYRFIAKTVEIILIKPIIGLYRLTVIILGFLLAVAIFLYRIVLQLLYPVWRLLHWMTRPVHKYFVIPVWLKKLKGNIILIYRRLFSK
- a CDS encoding collagen binding domain-containing protein; the encoded protein is MMLKKKTSALLITLLIFMQSIYGIGFLPKASANTISNNILDSVTMAVYNSAGEVVTGNVYEQGARVKLDYTWSLPNGHGYLAGDTFTFTLPQQFLLFNHINGELRMGNDLVGTFYADKDSHRVLITFNKFIEDYNNVQGTLTFNTQFNKSQITGSTTQIITIPINSGEQVFNLNFKPTVTSTISKAGVSQGINSKQIDWTIDVNKALDSVQEAVVTDPIPVGLSVPVTVAVYHLDVRLDGSVVKGGLVDSSKYMVSTAGSVLSVRFADSPIETAYRIQYTTPITDDSKESFVNTATFKGNNKTPVYASATVTVESISKLAIVKTLGAVDYEAKTVVWNITINGDSQRMNSVVVTDTFPNKGLHLIPGSLVIKKGVTTLSTAEYTLDNSVASDVGLTVTFTNVITEPVTISYKTDFNLDWIQSVDSTTDFNNSAKIDWIDPTNKEQSKTVTAKFVIRTEVKNNGFKYGSYDALLKQLTWTVGVNNNKKILTEAVVEDLLESNQVLVKDSLAVYNMIVAPNGNPSMDPVAIDPKNYYYNVDANNKLILTFKQTISGPYYITFKTSLNGQLIGGNIKNSAKLFDGNLPASNDLIASVNIPYGGEYVSKNGLQSGDKIVWTITINRSQSTVTDAAIIDTPSVNQILIPDSFHLFGTSVTSNGNITKGAELTKGTDYTLVIRTDNIGKQSFELKFVNPIAAAYILEYQSVIAANDQETVSNKVSFSGKNSTTVTKETVKDILVGVSSGSGTGSGDRGSLTIKKVDLANNTLLLSGATFELYRKIGQEKDIIRSLTTNETGKVVFSGLLAGDYIVKEQVAPQGYVLDAIDRTITLRAAENLNVTITNVKTPIPDSPESNDPPTSTPTPPPTPPTPSPTPGVTPTPSITPSPSVTPPPPTVPTPSTDPKPTNPDIPIDTDNDVPLGGIPPITKPETLPKTGESSHLYVEIAGITLILLGLILRRRFTR
- a CDS encoding class D sortase, with protein sequence MIRKKLSLLFIVLGIIIFLYPTLNDRYESYQQNKILKQWQENLQDMDQTASDIEEETDVGLVVPSSSPAVEALPTSSQPSSQPSPLAAEKTPKPVTLPQKNTEGVLIIDKINLKLPILTDATVNNLKISVASIANTGKAGAIGNYAIAGHRNLTYGKNFNRLDEVTEGDFIEVNTGSKTHIYKVVDKQYVLPEDVWVLKGNGKDREITLITCHPMENPTHRIAIKGIMVQSKE
- a CDS encoding septum formation initiator family protein, translating into MHAKATVPSKRSNSVGSKRRLRFLMIFVLCFMSWAAVNIWGQFAKLQEKSSVVANMEQQLVESQKLKEQTTKEIARLHNDEYLDQIIRRDFHYSKTGETPLSVSKSQ
- a CDS encoding S1 domain-containing RNA-binding protein; amino-acid sequence: MAIEVGTKLEGRVTGITHFGAFVELAEGVTGLVHISEIADNYVKDVNDHLKLEDKVLVKVINVDKDGKIGLSIKQTVDKPVEERPARPERTGGSSYQGRPSGDRPGGYQGGRPSSGGERSGPPSGGPGGGGGRPGGGGGFNRGGGGGGRGGFNKQQGGARPFSFEDKVSRFLKDSEERISSLKKNTESKRGGRGGRRD